The following proteins are co-located in the Siansivirga zeaxanthinifaciens CC-SAMT-1 genome:
- a CDS encoding ABC transporter ATP-binding protein — MNNLLEVKGVSKNFGEFKALNNVSLSVPKGSIFGLLGPNGAGKTTLIRIVNQITMPDTGAVFLDGAPLNVNHIKDIGYLPEERGLYKSMKVGEQALYLAQLKGLTKAEAKERLKYWFDRLEIGDWWNKKIQELSKGMAQKIQFVVTVLHQPKLLIFDEPFSGFDPINANLIKDEILRLRENGATVIFSTHRMESVEELCDDIALINKSNKILDGNLIDIKRQYKINTFEVGIKAFNDNELQQELSNKFKISPANFKTLDNDLKLNIQLSNGDTPNDLLNFLTSKGAVSHFVELIPSVNEIFIQTVKNNK, encoded by the coding sequence ATGAATAACTTATTAGAAGTTAAAGGCGTTTCAAAAAATTTCGGAGAATTTAAAGCACTAAATAATGTGTCTCTATCGGTACCTAAAGGCAGTATATTCGGACTCTTAGGGCCAAATGGAGCAGGTAAAACAACCTTAATCCGTATTGTAAACCAAATAACCATGCCAGACACGGGCGCTGTTTTTTTAGATGGCGCACCATTAAACGTAAATCATATTAAAGATATAGGATACCTACCCGAAGAACGCGGACTCTACAAGTCCATGAAAGTTGGGGAGCAAGCATTGTATTTGGCCCAGTTAAAAGGACTTACCAAAGCTGAAGCCAAAGAGCGCTTAAAATATTGGTTCGATCGTTTAGAAATAGGCGACTGGTGGAACAAGAAAATTCAAGAGCTATCCAAAGGGATGGCCCAAAAAATTCAGTTTGTTGTAACCGTTTTGCATCAGCCAAAACTTTTAATTTTCGACGAACCATTTTCAGGTTTCGATCCAATAAACGCGAATTTAATAAAAGATGAAATCTTGCGTTTGCGAGAAAATGGTGCTACCGTTATTTTTTCTACGCATAGAATGGAATCTGTTGAAGAGCTGTGCGACGATATTGCATTAATAAATAAATCGAACAAAATATTAGATGGTAATTTAATTGATATTAAGCGTCAATATAAAATTAACACCTTCGAAGTTGGAATTAAAGCGTTTAATGATAATGAATTACAACAGGAATTATCAAATAAATTTAAAATTAGTCCGGCAAATTTTAAAACGTTAGACAACGATTTAAAATTAAACATTCAGCTATCTAACGGCGATACACCAAACGATTTGCTAAACTTTTTAACTTCAAAAGGAGCTGTTTCACATTTTGTAGAACTCATTCCAAGTGTTAACGAAATATTTATTCAAACAGTAAAGAATAATAAATAA
- the mnmD gene encoding tRNA (5-methylaminomethyl-2-thiouridine)(34)-methyltransferase MnmD yields the protein MKREIVITGDGSSTIHLPDWDEQYHSKHGAIQEAYHVFIKNGLDFYRFNEATNTTQNNKAINILEIGFGTGLNAFITFLEAEQLKLKIQYTGIEAYPVSQEEVSQLNYPNQLQAAQHQNYFQQLHTSPWEAWTSITNYFSINKKQLFFHEIEDENKYNLIYFDAFGARVQPELWTASIFEKMYRSLQKNGVLVTYAAKGSVRRAMQEVGFLVERLPGPPGKREMLRAIKK from the coding sequence TTGAAAAGAGAAATAGTTATTACTGGCGATGGGTCGTCTACCATTCATTTGCCAGACTGGGATGAACAATACCACTCAAAACATGGCGCTATTCAAGAGGCTTATCATGTTTTTATTAAAAACGGATTGGATTTTTATCGATTTAACGAAGCCACCAATACCACCCAAAATAATAAAGCAATAAATATTTTAGAAATTGGATTTGGCACCGGACTTAATGCGTTTATTACCTTTTTAGAAGCAGAACAACTTAAACTTAAAATTCAATATACAGGTATAGAAGCTTACCCGGTATCTCAAGAAGAAGTATCTCAATTAAATTATCCAAACCAATTACAAGCAGCGCAACACCAAAATTATTTTCAACAATTGCATACATCTCCATGGGAAGCATGGACTTCTATTACCAATTATTTTTCAATAAATAAAAAGCAATTATTTTTTCATGAAATTGAAGATGAAAACAAATACAACCTCATTTATTTCGATGCTTTTGGAGCGAGAGTACAACCCGAATTATGGACAGCTTCTATTTTTGAAAAAATGTATCGCTCTTTACAAAAAAACGGTGTTTTAGTAACCTATGCAGCAAAAGGAAGTGTTCGCAGAGCGATGCAGGAAGTTGGTTTTTTAGTCGAACGATTACCTGGCCCACCCGGTAAACGCGAAATGTTACGCGCTATTAAGAAATAG
- a CDS encoding Lrp/AsnC family transcriptional regulator codes for MNLDALSWKILNCLQDNARQSNAEIGRKVGISSPAVSERIKKMEDAGIILGYKTIISPLDTGYQLKAIITLRAFIGKLKPFLEKVKTYDEVLNCYRITGNENIVMEVVLKNQKHLETFIDQLIIYGETKTQIVLSHVIRYKELKPIK; via the coding sequence ATGAATTTAGATGCTTTAAGTTGGAAGATTTTAAATTGTCTGCAGGATAATGCTCGACAATCTAATGCAGAAATTGGAAGAAAAGTTGGTATTAGTTCGCCAGCTGTTTCAGAGCGTATTAAGAAAATGGAAGATGCCGGCATTATACTTGGCTATAAAACAATAATTTCGCCACTAGATACCGGATATCAATTAAAAGCTATAATAACACTTCGAGCCTTTATTGGTAAACTTAAACCTTTTCTTGAAAAAGTTAAAACCTACGACGAAGTTTTAAATTGTTACAGAATTACAGGTAATGAAAATATTGTTATGGAAGTGGTGTTAAAAAACCAAAAACACTTAGAAACTTTTATAGATCAACTAATTATTTACGGAGAAACTAAAACGCAAATTGTACTTTCTCATGTCATTCGATATAAAGAATTAAAACCTATTAAATAA
- a CDS encoding branched-chain amino acid aminotransferase: protein MSEIINDIEIIKTEATKINEVDFDNLAFGSVFSDHMLECDFKDGKWHAPKVVPYHPITLDPSAKIFHYGQSVFEGMKAYKDAKGDVYLFRPLENFKRLNISSKRLAIPELPESYFMDGLKALLEVDKAWIPQQEGSSLYIRPFVFASGNGFHASPANAYKFVICTAPSGAYFSGKVKVLIEQTYSRSANGGVGFAKAGGNYAGQFYPTQLAVEKGYQQVIWTDDTNHEFIEEAGAMNIFIRINDTLITGPTSDRILDGITRKSIIDIANAEGIPVEVRKISVHEVVEAAKNGTLKEMFGAGTAAVISPISGFGYKDSDYDLPELDNTYANRLKKIITDIQTNKSEDPFGWRYKL, encoded by the coding sequence ATGAGCGAAATAATCAACGACATAGAGATTATAAAAACAGAAGCTACTAAAATTAATGAAGTAGATTTTGATAACTTAGCTTTTGGAAGTGTTTTTTCTGACCATATGCTAGAGTGCGATTTTAAAGATGGTAAATGGCATGCCCCTAAGGTGGTACCTTATCATCCAATTACTTTAGATCCTTCTGCAAAGATTTTTCATTACGGACAATCGGTTTTTGAAGGTATGAAGGCCTACAAAGATGCTAAAGGAGATGTCTATTTGTTTCGCCCGTTAGAGAATTTTAAGCGTTTAAATATTTCATCAAAACGTTTGGCGATTCCCGAGTTACCAGAAAGTTATTTCATGGATGGTTTAAAAGCCTTATTGGAAGTAGATAAAGCTTGGATTCCGCAACAAGAAGGTAGTTCGCTTTACATAAGACCCTTTGTTTTTGCATCTGGAAACGGGTTTCATGCATCGCCGGCAAATGCTTATAAATTTGTAATATGTACGGCTCCATCTGGCGCTTATTTTTCTGGAAAAGTGAAAGTTTTAATTGAACAAACTTACTCGCGTTCTGCTAATGGTGGTGTTGGTTTTGCTAAAGCTGGTGGTAATTATGCTGGACAATTTTATCCAACACAATTGGCTGTAGAGAAAGGTTACCAACAAGTAATCTGGACCGATGATACAAACCACGAATTTATAGAAGAAGCAGGTGCTATGAATATTTTTATTCGTATTAACGACACCTTAATTACTGGTCCAACCAGCGATCGTATTTTAGATGGTATTACCAGAAAAAGTATTATAGATATCGCAAATGCGGAAGGTATTCCGGTTGAAGTTAGAAAGATTTCGGTACACGAAGTTGTTGAAGCTGCTAAAAACGGAACTTTAAAAGAAATGTTTGGTGCTGGTACAGCTGCCGTTATTTCTCCGATATCTGGTTTTGGTTATAAAGATTCTGATTACGATTTACCTGAATTAGATAATACGTATGCCAACAGATTGAAAAAAATTATAACCGATATACAAACAAACAAGTCTGAAGATCCGTTTGGATGGCGATATAAACTCTAA
- a CDS encoding TIGR01777 family oxidoreductase, producing MKVLITGATGLIGQELVKLCLKKNIAVHYLTTSKSKLEVSENYKGFYWNPEKEAIDKACFNGVDAIIHLAGATISKRWTTSYKKVILSSRRDSTRLLVNSLKGETHHIKQVISASAIGIYPDSLINYYDESFKITKTSFLSEVAKVWEDEVDAFSKLDILVSKIRIGLVLSNKGGALQEMVKPVKFGVGAAFGSGKQWQSWIHLDDLSQMFMHVLTHQLPGVYNGVALNPVTNNELVKVIASVTHKPLFLPNIPQFVMKLILGDMHVLLFESQRVSSKKIEDTGFYFQYHHLQPALEDLL from the coding sequence ATGAAAGTTTTAATTACCGGAGCTACAGGTTTAATTGGGCAGGAATTAGTAAAACTTTGTTTGAAAAAGAATATTGCAGTTCATTACTTAACAACAAGTAAGTCTAAATTAGAAGTAAGCGAAAATTATAAAGGGTTTTACTGGAATCCAGAAAAAGAAGCCATTGATAAAGCTTGTTTTAATGGTGTAGATGCTATTATTCATTTAGCAGGTGCTACTATTTCTAAACGATGGACTACATCTTATAAAAAAGTTATTTTATCCAGTCGAAGAGATAGTACTAGGTTACTGGTAAATAGTTTAAAAGGTGAAACGCATCATATAAAACAGGTAATATCAGCAAGTGCCATAGGTATTTATCCCGATTCCCTTATCAATTACTACGATGAGTCTTTTAAGATTACAAAAACGTCTTTTTTAAGTGAAGTAGCAAAGGTTTGGGAAGATGAAGTGGATGCGTTTTCAAAATTAGATATTTTGGTATCAAAAATACGAATAGGTCTTGTTTTATCTAATAAAGGTGGTGCGCTTCAAGAAATGGTAAAGCCCGTAAAATTTGGAGTAGGAGCCGCATTTGGCTCTGGGAAGCAATGGCAATCCTGGATTCATTTAGATGATTTATCTCAAATGTTTATGCATGTTTTAACGCATCAATTACCTGGTGTTTATAACGGTGTTGCTCTAAATCCGGTAACAAATAACGAATTGGTTAAAGTAATTGCATCTGTAACACATAAGCCATTATTCTTACCTAATATTCCCCAATTTGTAATGAAATTAATTTTAGGAGATATGCACGTACTTCTTTTCGAAAGTCAGCGGGTAAGCTCGAAAAAAATTGAAGATACAGGCTTTTATTTCCAATACCATCATTTACAACCAGCCCTAGAAGATTTACTTTAA
- a CDS encoding ABC transporter permease encodes MNHLPLIIKREYLTKVKNKSFIVMTFLSPMIMILLFSVVAYLSQLNNEKVRTIFVLDTSGLAENVFVNNQNTVYNKLTNMTLTDAKLVAKESEAYGLLYIENFDAIDEVSNHIKFYSEESASLSIISDLEKILENQFTNLKLKQANVDIAKVNALKAKVDIKQESFDGEKTSKIDSLVKLIFGIAIGYLLFMFIIIYGNMIMRSVIEEKTSRIIEVIISSVKPVQLMLGKIIGTSLAGITQFVIWLMVGGILMFIVSVFFGINMSDMQTPQQELMNEAIKNPELNMQVQNFVTAFFNMPLLNLVIAFILFFIGGYLLYSSLYAAIGAAVDNETDTQQFMLPIIMPLMLAVYVGIFTVIEDPHGTISTVFSFIPLTSPVVMIMRIPFGVPIWQQLLSFLILIATFMFTVWFAAKIYRVGILMYGKKPSYKELIKWIKY; translated from the coding sequence ATGAATCACTTACCACTAATAATTAAACGGGAGTACCTAACTAAAGTAAAAAATAAATCATTTATAGTAATGACTTTTTTAAGTCCTATGATTATGATTTTGCTTTTTTCTGTAGTAGCATATTTATCGCAATTAAATAACGAAAAGGTTCGAACAATTTTTGTTTTAGATACCTCGGGTTTGGCCGAAAATGTTTTTGTAAACAATCAAAATACGGTTTATAATAAGCTTACTAATATGACGCTTACCGATGCTAAATTGGTAGCCAAAGAATCGGAAGCATACGGTTTACTGTATATTGAAAATTTTGATGCTATCGATGAGGTTTCAAACCATATTAAATTTTATTCCGAAGAATCGGCATCATTATCTATAATTTCCGATTTAGAAAAAATACTCGAAAACCAATTTACAAATTTAAAGTTAAAACAAGCTAATGTAGATATTGCAAAAGTAAACGCCCTTAAAGCCAAAGTAGATATTAAACAGGAAAGTTTTGATGGTGAAAAAACCTCAAAAATTGATAGTTTGGTAAAACTCATTTTTGGCATAGCTATTGGATATTTACTTTTTATGTTCATCATTATTTATGGAAATATGATCATGCGCAGTGTTATTGAAGAAAAAACCAGCCGAATTATTGAAGTGATAATTTCTTCGGTTAAACCGGTGCAACTCATGCTTGGTAAAATAATTGGAACATCTTTGGCAGGCATTACACAATTTGTAATATGGTTAATGGTTGGAGGCATACTTATGTTTATTGTTTCTGTGTTTTTTGGAATTAATATGTCCGATATGCAAACACCACAACAGGAATTAATGAACGAGGCTATTAAAAACCCAGAGCTAAACATGCAGGTTCAAAATTTTGTTACGGCTTTTTTCAACATGCCCTTGCTAAATTTAGTTATTGCTTTTATTTTGTTTTTTATTGGCGGATACCTGTTATACAGCTCGCTTTATGCCGCTATAGGTGCAGCTGTAGATAACGAAACCGATACACAGCAATTTATGTTACCTATTATTATGCCTTTGATGCTGGCCGTGTATGTTGGAATTTTTACGGTTATTGAAGATCCTCACGGAACCATCTCTACTGTATTTTCATTCATTCCATTAACATCACCGGTTGTTATGATTATGCGTATACCTTTTGGGGTTCCTATTTGGCAGCAATTACTATCCTTTTTAATATTAATTGCTACTTTTATGTTTACCGTTTGGTTTGCTGCTAAAATTTATCGTGTAGGTATTTTAATGTATGGTAAAAAGCCTAGTTACAAAGAATTAATTAAATGGATAAAATATTAA
- a CDS encoding DUF4920 domain-containing protein, protein MKKVLFLFVFAFFISSCQDNNKYDSFGKQISATDALQLDKVTNQHNNLKAGERVQIKFEAKAKDVCQAKGCWMTLDLENGEQVMVKFKDYAFFVPKDISGKEVVLNGKAFIEEVSVEEQRHYAQDAGKTEAEILTITKPKRTLSFEADGVLIKQ, encoded by the coding sequence ATAAAGAAAGTATTGTTTCTCTTTGTTTTTGCATTTTTTATAAGTTCTTGTCAAGACAACAATAAATATGATAGTTTTGGAAAACAAATTTCTGCAACCGATGCCTTACAATTAGATAAGGTTACCAATCAACATAATAATTTAAAAGCAGGCGAGCGTGTTCAAATAAAATTTGAAGCAAAAGCAAAAGATGTTTGTCAGGCTAAAGGCTGTTGGATGACTTTAGATTTGGAAAACGGTGAACAGGTTATGGTAAAATTTAAAGATTACGCTTTTTTCGTTCCTAAAGATATCTCTGGAAAAGAAGTTGTTTTAAATGGTAAAGCTTTTATTGAAGAAGTTTCTGTTGAAGAGCAAAGGCATTACGCCCAAGATGCTGGTAAAACAGAAGCAGAAATTTTAACAATCACAAAACCAAAGCGTACATTGTCTTTTGAGGCAGATGGTGTTTTAATAAAACAATAA
- a CDS encoding DUF1684 domain-containing protein, which produces MKTFLTFFVLVNCLISCSQNKQPVLGETAFQKQLNAQFKDVTKSPLKEEDIKDFQGLDFFEVDSAFVVKAHIKRLTNSEFFKMKTTTNRVSSERVYGVLSFQIKGESYQLNLYQGEDLMTVSGYEDYLFLPFLDLTCGSESYGGGRYIDCKIPEGDTLIIDFNKAYNPYCAYNDKYSCPIVPRENFLNTRILAGVKAYKKH; this is translated from the coding sequence ATGAAAACATTTTTAACCTTTTTTGTACTCGTAAATTGTTTAATAAGTTGTTCTCAAAACAAGCAACCAGTTTTAGGAGAAACAGCATTTCAAAAACAGTTAAATGCCCAATTTAAAGATGTTACAAAATCACCACTAAAGGAAGAAGATATAAAAGATTTTCAAGGATTAGATTTTTTTGAAGTAGATTCTGCTTTTGTAGTTAAAGCACATATAAAGCGTTTAACAAATTCAGAATTTTTTAAAATGAAAACAACAACCAATAGGGTGTCTAGTGAGCGTGTTTATGGTGTTTTGAGTTTTCAAATAAAAGGTGAAAGCTACCAATTAAACCTTTATCAAGGGGAAGATTTAATGACAGTTTCTGGATATGAAGATTATTTATTTTTACCTTTTTTAGATTTAACTTGTGGTTCTGAAAGTTATGGTGGCGGTCGTTATATTGATTGCAAAATACCCGAAGGCGATACTTTAATTATCGATTTTAACAAGGCTTACAATCCTTATTGTGCTTACAACGATAAATACTCTTGTCCCATTGTACCCAGAGAAAATTTTTTAAACACGCGAATATTAGCAGGGGTAAAGGCTTATAAAAAACATTAA
- a CDS encoding GyrI-like domain-containing protein: MKFIKYLLFLVLIGFIGVSVYIAVQPNSFKITKKYTINAPASVVFNYVNNLKNWKHFDSWSAFENVNTLNSINGEGQLNTIQSNPENSILQELTFDDLPNSNITWSFSTTKNKTTEISWTLSTESIPFKNKAYNLIYGGKEHIIAKHYAETLKKLDSAVIASMKVYKIKVNGSTNYGGGYYLYTTNSCKIDELDEKLKSSMRKVTAFAEKNNIVIAGLPFIYYLKRDSINNATTFECCIPTTEQIISTESDILTGQIIPFEAIKTTLQGDYSNINEAWNTTLNYISKQNLVFPEHGTVIQTFLNDSNAVPNPANWLTEIYFQVQPKDTEVVIEN, encoded by the coding sequence ATGAAATTCATTAAATACCTTCTATTTTTAGTGCTTATAGGATTTATAGGTGTTTCGGTTTACATTGCTGTGCAGCCTAATTCATTTAAAATAACCAAAAAATATACTATTAATGCTCCCGCATCGGTGGTTTTTAATTATGTTAATAATTTAAAAAACTGGAAGCATTTTGATTCCTGGAGTGCCTTTGAAAATGTTAACACATTAAATTCTATAAACGGTGAAGGACAACTAAATACCATTCAATCAAACCCTGAAAATTCCATTTTACAGGAACTCACTTTTGATGATTTACCCAACTCCAACATCACTTGGTCTTTCTCGACAACTAAAAACAAAACCACCGAAATAAGTTGGACCCTTTCTACAGAAAGTATTCCTTTTAAAAATAAAGCTTACAATTTAATATATGGAGGCAAGGAACATATAATTGCCAAACATTACGCCGAAACTTTAAAAAAATTAGACAGTGCTGTTATAGCTAGTATGAAAGTTTATAAAATTAAAGTTAATGGCAGCACTAACTATGGCGGCGGTTATTACTTATACACTACAAACTCTTGTAAAATTGATGAATTAGACGAAAAGCTAAAATCTAGCATGCGTAAGGTGACCGCTTTCGCTGAAAAAAACAACATTGTTATCGCTGGTTTACCATTTATTTATTATTTGAAAAGAGACAGCATAAATAATGCCACTACTTTTGAATGTTGCATACCTACAACCGAACAAATAATTTCAACTGAAAGCGACATACTTACAGGTCAAATAATTCCTTTTGAAGCTATAAAAACCACATTACAGGGAGACTATTCCAATATTAATGAAGCCTGGAATACGACTTTAAACTATATTTCTAAACAAAATTTAGTATTCCCTGAACATGGTACGGTAATTCAAACATTTTTAAACGATTCTAATGCAGTTCCTAATCCCGCCAATTGGTTAACCGAAATTTATTTTCAGGTTCAACCTAAAGACACCGAAGTTGTAATAGAAAATTAA
- a CDS encoding pyrophosphohydrolase domain-containing protein, with amino-acid sequence MKNKIEAVKAFHTAFKIGHRETPKADLGIEKNTLRFNLMKEENEEYLEAANNNDLVEVADALGDMLYILCGTIIEHGMQHKIEEVFEEIQRSNMSKLGEDGQPIYREDGKVLKGPNYFKPDIAAVLAK; translated from the coding sequence ATGAAGAATAAAATTGAGGCCGTTAAAGCATTTCATACAGCATTTAAAATTGGGCATAGAGAAACACCTAAAGCCGATTTGGGAATTGAAAAAAATACCCTGCGATTTAATTTAATGAAAGAAGAAAACGAGGAATATCTTGAAGCAGCCAATAATAATGATTTAGTTGAAGTTGCCGATGCTTTGGGGGATATGCTGTATATTTTGTGTGGTACTATTATAGAACATGGAATGCAACATAAAATTGAAGAAGTTTTTGAAGAAATACAACGAAGTAATATGAGTAAATTGGGTGAAGATGGTCAGCCTATTTACCGAGAAGATGGTAAAGTATTAAAAGGGCCTAATTATTTTAAACCCGATATTGCTGCTGTTCTGGCTAAATAA
- the dnaJ gene encoding molecular chaperone DnaJ, which translates to MAKRDYYEILGISKGATAAEIKKAYRKKAIEFHPDKNPDNKEAESKFKEAAEAYEVLSDADKKARYDQFGHQAFENGGGFGGGGMNMDDIFSQFGDIFGGGGFGGGFSGFGGGSQRRVKGSNLRIRVKLTLEEIANGVEKKIKVKRKVQAPGTTYKTCPTCHGTGQVTRIANTILGRMQTSAPCNDCGGAGQTIDSKPADADAQGLKIVEETVSIKIPAGVVDGMQLKVSGKGNEAPGNGISGDIIVVIEEEQHEKLQREGDNLHYDMYISYPEAVLGTSKEIDTVSGKVRIKVDAGVQSGKILRLRGKGIPSINGYGKGDLLVHVNVWTPKTLNKQQREFFESMQNDEHFSPKPESTDKSFFEKVKDMFS; encoded by the coding sequence ATGGCAAAAAGAGATTATTACGAAATATTAGGAATTAGTAAAGGCGCAACGGCAGCAGAAATTAAAAAAGCTTATCGTAAGAAGGCTATTGAATTTCATCCAGATAAAAATCCAGATAACAAAGAAGCCGAAAGCAAGTTTAAAGAAGCAGCCGAGGCTTATGAGGTATTGAGTGATGCCGACAAAAAAGCGCGTTATGATCAATTTGGTCATCAAGCATTTGAAAACGGCGGCGGTTTTGGCGGCGGCGGCATGAATATGGATGATATATTCAGTCAGTTTGGCGATATTTTCGGCGGCGGCGGCTTTGGTGGCGGTTTCTCAGGTTTTGGAGGCGGTAGCCAACGTCGTGTAAAAGGAAGTAATTTACGCATTCGTGTAAAATTAACTTTAGAAGAAATAGCCAACGGTGTCGAGAAAAAAATAAAAGTAAAACGTAAAGTTCAGGCGCCAGGCACTACTTATAAAACATGTCCAACATGTCATGGTACAGGGCAGGTAACTCGTATAGCCAATACCATTTTAGGAAGAATGCAAACCTCGGCACCATGTAACGATTGTGGTGGCGCTGGTCAAACCATAGACAGTAAACCAGCCGATGCCGATGCCCAAGGTTTAAAGATTGTAGAAGAAACAGTATCTATTAAAATACCTGCAGGTGTTGTAGATGGTATGCAATTAAAAGTTTCAGGAAAAGGAAACGAAGCCCCTGGTAATGGTATTTCGGGCGATATTATTGTCGTTATCGAAGAAGAGCAACACGAAAAATTACAACGTGAGGGCGATAACTTACATTACGATATGTACATAAGTTATCCAGAAGCTGTTTTAGGAACATCTAAAGAAATAGATACAGTAAGCGGTAAAGTTCGCATTAAGGTTGATGCAGGCGTGCAGTCTGGTAAAATTTTACGCTTACGCGGAAAAGGAATTCCAAGCATTAATGGCTATGGTAAGGGCGATTTATTAGTACATGTTAATGTGTGGACTCCTAAAACGTTAAACAAACAACAACGCGAGTTTTTTGAAAGTATGCAAAATGATGAGCATTTCTCACCTAAACCAGAAAGTACCGATAAATCATTTTTTGAAAAAGTAAAGGATATGTTTTCGTAA
- a CDS encoding YpdA family putative bacillithiol disulfide reductase, giving the protein MKNELDVIIIGAGPIGIACALECKKNGWHYLVLEKGALTNSIFNYPKNMTFFSTSEKIEIDDIPFISNKPKPNRDEALEYYRRVVTSNKLNFHLYEKVKTVTKNEDLFHVVSEKNEYIAKKVIVSTGFYDIPQLLNVEGENLPKVTHYYKEAHKYALQDVIIVGASNSSVDAALEIWRKGGNVTMVIRGESIGERVKYWVRPDIINRINEGSIKAYFNSEIIKINEFSVDIKTPTKNINILNDYVVALTGYLPDFNFLKSMGISISNDDKEIPTYNPDTMESNIDGLYLAGVICGGNETHKWFIENSRIHAKMIANHLKETI; this is encoded by the coding sequence TTGAAAAACGAATTAGACGTTATAATTATTGGAGCCGGCCCCATTGGAATTGCTTGTGCATTAGAATGTAAAAAAAATGGGTGGCATTATTTAGTTTTAGAAAAAGGTGCTTTAACCAATTCTATTTTTAATTATCCTAAAAACATGACTTTTTTTTCTACTTCAGAAAAAATTGAGATTGATGATATTCCTTTTATAAGCAATAAACCCAAACCCAACCGTGACGAAGCTCTGGAATATTACAGACGCGTTGTGACTTCTAATAAACTTAATTTTCACTTGTATGAAAAAGTAAAAACGGTTACTAAAAATGAAGATTTATTTCATGTCGTTTCAGAAAAAAACGAATATATAGCTAAAAAAGTTATCGTTTCTACAGGTTTTTACGACATCCCCCAACTATTAAATGTTGAAGGTGAAAATCTACCCAAAGTAACACATTATTACAAAGAAGCCCATAAGTATGCGCTGCAAGACGTAATTATTGTTGGAGCAAGTAACTCATCGGTTGATGCAGCTTTAGAAATATGGAGAAAAGGCGGCAATGTTACTATGGTTATTAGAGGAGAATCGATTGGAGAACGTGTAAAGTATTGGGTTCGCCCCGATATTATAAATAGAATTAATGAGGGCAGTATAAAAGCTTATTTTAACTCTGAAATTATTAAAATAAACGAATTTTCGGTAGACATAAAAACGCCTACAAAAAATATAAATATTCTAAACGATTACGTTGTTGCATTAACAGGTTATTTGCCTGATTTCAATTTTTTAAAGAGCATGGGGATTTCTATTTCAAACGACGACAAAGAAATACCAACTTATAATCCAGATACCATGGAATCTAACATTGATGGATTATATCTTGCTGGCGTAATTTGTGGTGGTAATGAAACCCACAAATGGTTTATAGAAAACTCTAGAATTCATGCTAAAATGATTGCCAATCACTTAAAAGAAACTATTTAA
- a CDS encoding nucleotide exchange factor GrpE, translating into MSKKESQNDIEKEQLETVENETVEVDEQVVEEQSVEDKLQEELKLEKDKFLRLFAEFENYKRRTSKERIELFKTASQDVMVSLLPVIDDFDRAYAEISKTEEKDLLKGVELISNKLKTTLQQKGLEVIEAAQGDVFNADNHEAITQIPAPTEDLKGKIIDVIEKGYKLGDKVIRFPKVVIGQ; encoded by the coding sequence ATGAGTAAAAAAGAAAGTCAAAACGATATAGAAAAGGAGCAATTAGAAACTGTGGAAAATGAAACAGTTGAAGTTGATGAGCAAGTTGTTGAAGAACAATCAGTTGAAGATAAACTTCAGGAGGAATTAAAACTAGAAAAAGACAAGTTTTTACGCTTATTTGCTGAATTCGAAAATTATAAAAGACGTACTTCTAAAGAACGTATCGAATTATTTAAAACAGCAAGTCAAGATGTGATGGTGTCTTTATTACCTGTTATTGATGATTTTGACAGAGCTTATGCTGAAATTTCTAAAACCGAAGAAAAAGATCTTTTAAAAGGTGTTGAACTTATTAGTAATAAGTTAAAAACAACGCTACAACAAAAAGGACTTGAGGTTATTGAGGCAGCTCAAGGCGATGTTTTTAATGCAGATAACCATGAAGCCATCACACAAATACCAGCTCCAACCGAAGATTTAAAAGGTAAAATTATCGATGTAATCGAGAAAGGATACAAGTTAGGAGATAAAGTAATACGTTTTCCAAAGGTAGTAATTGGACAATAA